The following nucleotide sequence is from Harpia harpyja isolate bHarHar1 chromosome 7, bHarHar1 primary haplotype, whole genome shotgun sequence.
ttttttttctcctcccacctgCCCTTCAGGACACGGGGAGAATTGCAATGATGGTTGGACACAGGGAGCTTTGTGTGGCTGTGTGTGtatcaaaatactgaaaaatgttttagcaataaaaagagcattaCTTCTAGGATACTCTAGCTGCTTAATGGTCTTTATGGTTATAAACTGTATAGCTGGGAAGACATGGATTTTTACATAATATGAGAAGCAGAATTTTGCTGTAAAGCAAGAGACATCAAGGAGTACATTTGAGACCTGACCAGTTTGTGTGGAATCTTCTCGAAGGAACAGTTTCAAGGCACTGCTTTTCTGTTGCAGAATTGAACAAAGCCTATAGCTGGAAGCCAATGTTTACAGGTTTtcatattttgctgtattttggattttcAGAAGATGTTTGTGCTTTGTGAAATAGAGGTGGCAGGCCGGACAGACTAATTTTGTAATCAGAGTTGTTACGTTGATAGTTTGGCACGTGGTACTTCAGTACAAAGATGCTTCAGAGCATTCAGATGAAATTCTTTGATGCCACTGTTGGGAAACATCCAATGTATATGCTCTGTTATTTGTACTGACCAAGAAtgtagattattttttctcaATAGTTGTATGATACAATTGAGGTCATAAGCATTTGTTGCTCCCGGATGCAGTGACATACAGATCCACTTTCTAAGAAACTTTAGTGTGTACAGCGCAGGGTTACCTGTACTTCTCTCCAGCTTGGCCAGTGGATTCCACACTTTTGCCTCACTACtccatctttctcttcctcctcttcctctccccactcTACCAAAAGAAAAATTGGCAGGGTATTTCCAAAACAGTGCCTACCCTGTTTGGTTAAGTTGCTTaagtttattttgttctgttttacatCTTTGTTTAGGTTGACATGCTGTTATACCAGTGTATCACTGTGCTAGTGTAGTCGTTGAATTGGGCATGTCTGTAAAGAGCCAAACTACATTTtgtccaaaacattggaggttcCTATATAAAAATCGTGTTGTGTTTTAGGCTTATATAGTAATTCTGGCTGAATCTTCAGGAGAGGACGAAGCAACATATAAGCAAGCCGGTATGTGACGTGAAGAGCAATCCCTGGTCTTACTCAtcaacttttccttttgttttcaggatACTTGTCATGCTGTCGTTTCTTGGATGATAATCAAATTGTTACCAGCTCTGGTGACACCACTTGGTAAGCAGTAAAATTTTGACATGATTGTTAGTAATGACTTTTCACAGCTATATTCTATTATTGAAGGAAACTTTATTCTTTGTAAACCTGATGGTCGTCCAGAAGACTAAATGTGATTGATTATTGTTCCTATATCACATTTTTACTAGTAATGGAAAATTTGGGCTTTCACGTTTGTTACCTTTGGCTGTTTAGTTATGCCCATGTTCTGAAGATCCTGACCCAATTCTCTGTGTTAAGGTGGTATGGGAAACTTTTTTTACTACAACTATTAGGCTTTCAGAAGTAAGTGTATTAGACTAATGGCTTTTCTCAAACTTGTTTAGTATTCAgtgtttattactttaaaagtcATATTTGGATTTTTCTAATGCAGAATTTAGTTTATGTTGTTATTCAGAAGAGCTCCTAGGAAATATTCTACAGTGACAGTAGATGGGTTTTTTGAGGAGAATGTAGGTGTATGTCTTAATAAATACTAGCTTCTGAACCAAAAAAAGACCTCAATCTTTTTTCATAgattattatatttaattaaaagcattaCAGTTCTCCCAAGCAGCAGTTCTTACAGCAAAGGTTGTCTAACAAATACCTCTCCTACACAGCGTCAGTTTCTTTGAATGCTCATCTATTAATCCACTGATTCTGAGTAGCTGTTgaatatatacttttttaaaaacaaaatgtttctaattatgtgttgggttgttttttttttttaagaaaacagacaagATTTGTTAAAATTATGCTCTTTATAAAAGAATACAGCTGCTTCAGGAGTTATTGTAGTAAGTCTACAGTTGTCTGGATAACCATTTGTCCTTGACATCACTTCAGTTCAGCCAAGCTTCAAAGTACAGTCATCTTTTACTTGCCTAGTGCAAATCTGTCAGTCATATGGGTCTGGTTTACtgagaaattacagaaattaaaaatcctTAATCTTCCTTAAATGTTTAGACCTCTTGTTAGGGAGGTGATGGTGTTCTTTCATCCCTTTATACTTTTTGATTATCGCTGTAGTAGTGATTTTGCTGTCTTGGGAAAGTGGTGCAGCTTTAAGACGACAGACATAATTCACAAAGTTACACATTCTCAGTGggtttttaaaatgagaaatgctgaCTCAGCTGTTGCTGTAGCCTTAGCACTGTTGCTTTAAATCAAGCTTGTAGTAGTACTGGACAATAGTTATGGCACGTCACAAGAACTTTGTGTTATGAACAGCTATGAATGTTAGTCATTAGttttttgcactgtttttcaattaaaaacccccaatattttaaaactgaagatgGCTTTTAAAAACTTCTCTGCACAATTATCCTGTAACATAGCCAAATAGTTCAACAAagaatgtttgttttttctattctCAATGTATTTTTTGTGAATACTTTATGGCATTTTACTTTTTAGCAGTGATATAAATGAACAGGTTTAGACAAGAATTGCTGTCTAGACCTTCTAATGGAGCAAAAATATgttgatttttgcctttttaattattctttcaaGTGCTCTCTGGGACATAGAAACTGGTCAGCAGACAACTACATTTACTGGGCACACTGGAGATGTTATGAGTTTGTCTCTTGCTCCTGATGCCCGGTGTTTTGTTTCTGGTGCCTGTGATGCCTCTGCCAAACTGTGGGATGTCAGAGAAGGAATGTGTCGGCAAACCTTCACTGGCCATGAGTCGGACATCAATGCCATCTGTGTATGTATCAACTTGAACAGAGGACATGGGgtttaaatttatatttttatatttctctgGTCTCAGCTCTTAAGCACGTACTGTATGATGTAGTATTATGGCATATTTTCTATAATTAATAGTTTTTGTAGCTGGGGAAAGTACCTGAAACTTGTGCAACTTCAGATCTGTTGTGGTAAATGGAAATTGTGGCTGTTCTTCACATGCTCTTAATTGCTTCACTGTTTTTGCCCATATCCCAGTAGTGGAGAGATGTATActgttctttgctgctttctttttccatttggtCTGTATAAAATGGTATATTCAATGAGATAGAGGAATCAAGTCTGAAAtcatgtgtcttttttttcttcccccctgtcCCTCATTAAAGTTCTTCCCAAATGGCAATGCATTTGCCACAGGCTCAGATGATGCTACGTGCAGGCTTTTTGATCTTCGGGCTGATCAGGAACTTATGGTTTATTCACACGATAACATCATCTGTGGCATCACCTCTGTAGCATTTTCCAAGAGTGGACGTCTCCTTCTAGCTGGTTATGATGACTTCAACTGCAATGTCTGGGACACACTGAAAGCTGATAGAGCAGGTAAAcgtttttggttttaaatattataaatgcAGTGTAACATACTGAATGTGTGAGTTGAGTCATACGTACAGACCTGTTTACCATTCCCTGTGTCAACTTTAAAACTCTGTGATAACCTGTTTTAGGATGACCAAAGTAGCTTAATGGTGTTAACAAATAAATTGGAATACTGCTAAAGGATAGAAGGGAAAAACATATGCTTGAGAACAGGAAGACTGCTATTAAAAACAAGGTTTTGGGGGTggagggtgcttttttttttttttttttttactttatggcATTATTTATGTATGAACTGGTCAAAGCAATTCAACATTAATGTTGCTATTTatataaaagaattttttttttttcctgatacttgTAGCAGTAGCTGTAGAGACAACCAGCGAAACAACAGACATTGTGGAGATTATCTTTTGAGAAAATGAATGTGAAATTTATGGTCCAAAGCTTAAGATAATTTAACTTcagttctttaaaatgaaaaattttatcacagaaaaggagaaaaggtatAAATTAGGCTGCAAATGTTTCTTTATTCTCATCGGAACAGGGAATGAGAGCAAGGACCTATTCTGTTACCAAATAAAGTGGTCTAGGCTTTTAAAATTATCCTAGGTgggttttaaaagcaaacaaaaaacagcagCCAAGCAGAATGTTCTTCCACATGTAGTTGAAAGGATTAGTTGCAAGTACATTATTGGTGCAAATTGACTGATGGCTTTGAGGGGAGGATATACTGCatgtagaagaaaacagaaacacacaTATAATCCTGGACTATACCAAAATAGTTTCCATTGGGTTTGTTAATTTCTGTCTCTAGCAGCTTTGTTTTACCACTTGGATTTTATTCGTTTCTTCCAAAATTCATGATAGTTTTTTATCAACGCTGAGAAGTTGAATCTGTGGACACTTGGTTCATATATCGTAAAATAGCATTTGGTTCTATTTGCAAGTTAATGGTGCCAAATACAAGTATTTCAgtactgaaatgcattttatgaaTCAGCCTTGTCTGTGTGTTGAGATTTACAACTCGAGATTCTTGTACTTTGATTATTGAGACCATAAATGTGTATATAAGCCTGTATGGAGATGAATTGAGATATTTCTCTCGATTAATGTCTATGTTAGTTTACAATTGGCTGTATTTAGCTACTGTAAAAAcgattatgtatttttttcctgtatttttcctttgaaagacctttatttagaaaaagaacagaaggagGTGGTGATCTTGCTTACCTGTAGAAATGAGAAACAATTCTTTATACTGATCTCAGTTTCTGGTCCATGTACTCATgaagtgtgatttttttattgcCGAGTTTTAGAACCGTTTTAAACGACTGCTTTGTCAAGTATTCTGCTTATTGAAATGTTCTGAGACTTAAGATTGCTCAGCAGATTTGACACTTCTGTCGTGCCTGATTTTATATTAAACCCCTTTGTGGTTATGCATTCAGTTCAAATTGTATAAGACTTCTTGGTGCTGTCTTTGTTTTACCAAATTGCAGCACTTACTAATGCTGATGGTAGACTGAATTTTGATATATCAACGCTGTTTCCACAGTAAATTCTAGGTAACTCCTAGGTACTTCTGCTAGCTCTGGCAGCTGGCTTCTGTATCGCACTGCATTTCTGAAGATTGTATTGTCTGCTTCAACACTTAAGATTTGGCTTGTGCTGCAGAAGTGAACAATTCTGTACTGAGGCTTAGACACTTGTATGGATTTAACAGGGCCTGGAGATTAATGGTGTTACATAGTATTACTGTTTTTATGAAGTATATCAGAAATGTTACTTCTTCAAACATCAAGAATCCTTGTGTATGAAGTAGTCGTTTTTACACTGAATTAACAGTTAAAATTATTAGTTTATAAACATACTTGTTTGTGTAAGAACTAAAACTGACTTAATTCATGTTCTGTATTGGAGAATAGTAAATGGAGGGGAAAGGTCCAAAATATGAGTGAGTCCCATGAGAAGTGTAATTGATGtagaaagattaattttaagtCCGTCAAGAATATCTTAGCTCAGTGCTGTGGACTGGAAAGAGCTTGAACataattaagttttctttttaagtccTTGAAACTGTTAATTTTAAGCGGATAGAGGAAAATGTTGGCTCcttgaatttttctgtttagtatctcaattttttttgttaatggtACTATAATTGAATTGTAGCAAATCTGCATATTGACAAATAGATTGCATGTAGGAGTTTAAGTCTTGCAAGTGCTTGTAAACATAGTAAGATAAAATTAGATGAAAAATGCTTTAGTGTTTATAACATACTTCAGTTTGACTTCTgattttacacattaaaaaatttTGTAAAATCTAACTGATCTTTATCACTATGGAGAGGAAATACTGAGAGCTATGCAATGCGTGGTTATACTATATTAATTGCAATGACATTGTCAGCAGAATTTTTGGGGCTGTGATTTCACAACTCAAAGGAAACCCGTGAAGGTCATAACATGGGGAATATATAAGGAAAATTTTGGAGTAATGCATTTACTGAATTACTCCCTTCTGAACCCACCTAGTTATATCTAAGTTTGTGCTtataaaaccaaaagcatttaaaaattccaaCAACATTTGTTCAGGATTTTTTAATGTATAGGTTGACTAATTCAAACATGCATGCCTCAGTGTTACTTGAACTGAAATACGAAATCATCAAAGTAACATAATATGTTTGTTGCGTGTTCTTATTTATAGGTGTCCTTGCTGGTCATGATAACCGTGTCAGTTGCTTAGGTGTAACTGATGATGGTATGGCAGTGGCAACAGGATCATGGGACAGCTTCCTCAAGATCTGGAACTGAAGTAGGTAGGTATCCAGTTAATTAAGGCTGTCCTTGATTGGTATTCAGAATGCTTTTTTCCAGGTCCAAATAGTGCTGTTTTACTGGTGCTGCAAGCTTATAGTTCAGATTAGGAAAGtccctgagggaaaaaaaaatcagtttgtttttttaGAAGGCTATTTGTTTAATGTATGCAATGACATTTTTATGATGAACTCTTTCtggcatattttattttcctgttaggGATGACTACAGTCTTTTGAATCTGGGTTAGTAAATAAATGGCATTCTTGAAAATGGTGAGATAATGGCTAAATGCGTCAGTGGGTAGCAAAAGCAAAGCTTGAAACTTGATTACAGTTTATCAAAGTGCAACTCTTAATAAATCTTTCTGTGTGTCAGAAGAGCGACGGACTCCATGACTGGAAGAAGTTTCCAACggttgaaaattaaaaatgataGCATATCCAATCCAACCATACTAACTTGGACCCCCATCCTCCCCAACTTCAAAGGGCAAGATCTTTTCCGTCTCCTGTTGCTGAAATGAAGAGCACAATTACCTTTCCAAGAAGAATTTCTGTGTTGTAAGCAAAATGAAATTGTGCATTCCTTTTGGGaccatttttttttgtcttgagaatttaaaaatgaaacactatCATAAAAGCATGACCAGAAAATAAACTTGAGCATAATTGTGAAACAGTTAGCTTTCACTGTAGTTTCCAAGTTGAAGTTAAGGACTTTCTCTCACACACTTGCAAATTTTAAAGTCATGTTtgtagcaggatttttttcaagtttcctttttaaatacatttctttatgtatttaattGAGCAAAACAAGGGAGTCCTAGCCCAGAGCATCTGGGGGTTGTTAACGCTGTAAATTTAGtccctaattttttttattttattttctagtatcACAGATAATTGTTGCACAAAACTTGGCATATATAGGATAATGTTAAGCAGTAAGGTAACCAAGCACATGCTGTAAAAGGTAATGAATGCTTGTTTAAAGAATCCTTTCACCTTTTATGGATAACAAATGCAATCCTTGGTCCCTCCTGCCCCTCCCTTTTTCACCAcaccaatttttttaatctgttttggttttgtccaaTTGAAAGGGCAGTTTATATATCCTAACACTATCCTATAAGTCTCAACAACCAGGAATCTCTGTTTTCAAAAGAGACCTATCCTACACTTGGGTATTGAGTCAATTCTTTGTGTATGAAATGATGTACAAAtcaatgttttgaaaataatgatCTTGAACTTTCtaagttaaacaaaaaaaaaaaccttttttgatTGTTTGCCATATTGGGTGGGTTTACTCTTAGAATCGCATGCTGTAGAAATGCTAAAAAGTGCATATTGGACTAAGTCCttagatgttttttctttgaagaaataacCTGTTTAAAAACTGTAACCATTGTCGCTGTATTCATTTATTGTTGCTACTCTGTGCATAAATCTATGAAGAACTCAAGTACAAAGCTATGCACGTTTTGGAGTAGCGTGataagtcacttttttttttaaagaaacagcctGTTCAAACAATCGCTGTCAAAGATTCTGGGGTGTGGGAGGAGGGAACCTAGACCATCTTCTTTATAAATCAGTTCCTCACAGCCAGTTCCTCTTGTAGGATGAGTCCTTTGCATCTGATCAGAGTCATTTTTGTAATGAGCAGGTTTTCCTggctttcttttcaaataaaatgttaaaagcagcagtgtttggaCAGCAGATTGTTCTGTTAAACTTTCCTATCTTCTCACTGTATCCAGAAATGCTCCTTCCTAGCAGCAGTAGtagcttttctccattttgttttttctgcaacATTCTGTACAAAAATGTGCTGTAATTGTGCGTTAGGCCTGGATTTGGCATAAAAGATGAATTCCCTCTTACTCTCTTTCATGAAACTACTCTGTAGAGCTTTCTCCACGCCCTGTATCCCTCTTCaccttttgtatttaattttaaagtcagTGTACTTCAAGAAAGCTGGATGCAAGATAGATACtatattaaaatgtaatgttaTTTAAGATGTAATAAAGCAGTTTGACATGAGTTTTGACTGATCTGTTTTGCAGCTTATTGTTCAATGCACAAAATGGCTTCTGGCAGGATTTGAGTTATGAAATAAACATGTGAGAGAAGTGTATGCTGCCCCAAAACAAAttgttcagtattttaaaatggcttgGATTTTTAATGGTTAATTGGGCAGCGTATGCAGTGTGTTAGTATTCACGTGAAGGgatgtgggttttgttttaaagctaaaAACAGTTATAAGATGAACTAAAACCCTCACGATTTTTGTTATTGGGAAGTGTCGCCAGCAGTATCTGAAAACGTATGTGTAAATGTGCAATATATGGTAACACTAAATGGCAAGTATGTGGAGCTTAGTGGCTGCAGGCATTTTGCTTCCTCCATTCTTAAATAGTTAAGATGGACATATATTTGATTGCTAGAGCTACTCGAGAGCTTAATCAAAAACTGCTGATAGCTCTCAGCTACTTTCATTTGGAGTTTGAGCTACTATGATTCATGTGGTATAAATCACAAAAATGCTTTGTGGAATATAAGAGAGTATAACATCTGAAGTAGGAAATCAGAGCAAGGTGTTTAgtaacttcttttaaaacttttgtgTCCTTTAATAGGAAAAGAATTGAGTGGAACATCTTGTTATTGCCATTTGAGGATCTGGCCAAATAAGCTCTGTTGTCATTGTTAGCTGTCCTTACTGTAGGTATTGAGAAGGGTAAGTAGTTGTCATTTTAATGCTTAGTAAGAACAAAGTCTCCACAAGGCAGAATTATATCtagggggggggaaaaatggatttttatatCCACAGAAGCAGATTCCTGAAATGAGGTGTTGAAAGGCAGTTGGTTTAACAACTTGGTATTGGCCCActtgagggttttgttttgtgtgtttagtGGGCAAAGCCTCTTCTCTTGTTCTGACTTAAACAAAAGTGGATATTTCATCATTTTGCATCAACCAAGAGAAATTCCAGTGCCATGGCTTGGTTTCATACCAAACATGGAAATTCTCAGCCTCAATGGAgaagtttttaaaagctgtgagTATGGAAAATATGATGGTGACATTACTTAACTAGCAGCCGTTAACTGTGAGCTTTGGGGTTTTGGACTGCAGAATACTGGTAAGTAGCTCATGGCTGGAAATGCTTAAATTGGGGAATTCAAATTTAGTCTTCTCCAATTCCAAATGGTATAGCTGTTTTTTCCACTCACATGGTATGTTTTTATTCCAGTGGATATTTCATATGTGACTTTGTCCAGTCTATAGTAAAATCAATGCAGACATGATCTGTCTTACCTTCCTTAATCTCTATCCATATGTTAAATTACTGCTTCCTGCCTGCGCTGAGAATGCTTTTGCTGTCAATAAATACCTGCCAAGATAGTAACTTCTTGTGCCAGAAGGCTAATGTGCAGTgcaatttatttcaaatgcaagCAGTTGCAAATGCCTCTTGTTATAGACAGTGCTTCTGTTAAATATGAAGCTTTAAACTCTATTATTTAAATATCTCTATGCTTAGTTATTTAGAGAGctgtaactgaagaaaaatgggTATGCACAGTGAGAAGCACTGAACTCTTGCGTCTTTGACTTTGGGCCAAGTCTTTGAGTTTTGAATGCCTTTAATTTTAGGGTGGGCTTGGATCAGTACTCAAGTCAAAGTGTAATTTTACCTATAGCAATCATAGTAACATGGTAGCTCCTCCTGTAGGCTTTGAAAGGATTCTGACTTAAAAGATAATTCTGGCATGTGGTTCCAAAAGACCAGCTTCACCTAGCTGCTGGTGAATTTCTAGAGCAAGGTTTCATAAACTGAGAACACTAATAACAAAACTGAGAACGGTTTGTCTCTGCTTGGTCTTAGTGGCAGCGCTTGCAGTTTCTTACATGTGGGCTCCTGAGCATGTATTAGATATATGAAAGGATGAGGAGTGGTGTCTTTGCAAAGGAGGATGGAGTAAAACTTTACGTGTTTATGAAGCACGTTAGATGACGAAAGTGGACAAGACCAATGGATCTAAGGTATTTGGATAATGAGGGGTGTGGAGGTGGGAAAAGAAGTTACAGTTGTCTGGTCCTGGCTTGGAAAGTGTCATGACAATAGAATGGACTTCCATGGGATTGGAATCCTCTCATGGAGCTGGGGGGAAGGAGACAAGTGAAGGAAGAGATAACAGATTTCTCAATCTCAGTACCTAGAGTTAAGACTTTTAACTATAATGTTTTCTGTGCCCCTCATGGCCTATAATTTCTTAGTgaattaaatgtcttttaaagatCTGAGGTTCTACTGCTAGTagaagaaaagatccaagttgggCATTCTAACTTTTGACCATTAAGTGCCCTGGAGTGTATGTTCTAAATCAGCTGTGAAACATACTTAAAAGTTACTGATTGAATCATGCCCTCTAACACCTAAAAATAGAATGATCTCGTTTCTGGGAAGTGGCAGagtaaataaagaataataaaacctGTCACCCTTGCTGACTTCTGTGTAACTTGGTCTGAAACAAATCAGGATCCTGTGTGGTATTATGATTAACACTTTTTAGTGTAGGTTGTAACCATGAATTCAGATTTGAGGGGAAACAATAAAAGAACCAACTAATGAACAAGTTCTAACAGCAGTTGGCTATTTTTGCGTAGTGATgctccatttttcttctcttcatatAATCTTTAGAaagtttgtttctgctttaaatGTCAGGCTACTCAATGGATCTGAGTTGAATTGGTCACTTTCTATCTATATTACATTCCAATGTGTAATAATTCTCCTGAAGTATGTGAAAAGCCaagttttttctgctttggggTTGTatgagaaagggaggaagaggagctggagaaaTTTTGGAAAGAATAACCAATAGATTTCAGTTTCACTGTTCTAGAACAGGGATGCTTAGGCTATTCCCTTGTCACCCCTGCTCCGAATGGCCCTGTTGAGTGCAAATTCCCTGTATGCTCAGTGATGGGAGCAGACATCTTGTATCCTGAATGGCAGCTGCTTGCATCCTGTCAGATGTGCATTTTTCTGGCAGTGTTATTTGCTGATTTAAATAGTATTACTTTGGTCCAGCGTACCTGATGAGTTAAAAAGTCCTGCTCTGTCTCCTTCTGGTCTTTTCTTAAACATTACTggatgctgtcttttttttttttttttttttttttttcctccttactgtTCTTGTGAAACCTGATCCACTGGTAAATCAAAATCCATGGGCCTGCTCTGTCAGTCATTTGGACTGAGAAAATGAAGGCCTTGATTCTG
It contains:
- the GNB1 gene encoding guanine nucleotide-binding protein G(I)/G(S)/G(T) subunit beta-1, with translation MSELDQLRQEAEQLKNQIRDARKACADATLAQITANIDPVGRIQMRTRRTLRGHLAKIYAMHWGTDSRLLVSASQDGKLIIWDSYTTNKVHAIPLRSSWVMTCAYAPSGNYVACGGLDNICSIYNLKTREGNVRVSRELAGHTGYLSCCRFLDDNQIVTSSGDTTCALWDIETGQQTTTFTGHTGDVMSLSLAPDARCFVSGACDASAKLWDVREGMCRQTFTGHESDINAICFFPNGNAFATGSDDATCRLFDLRADQELMVYSHDNIICGITSVAFSKSGRLLLAGYDDFNCNVWDTLKADRAGVLAGHDNRVSCLGVTDDGMAVATGSWDSFLKIWN